The Pleuronectes platessa chromosome 11, fPlePla1.1, whole genome shotgun sequence DNA segment GAAAATAACCACACATCTGTAAACAAAGTACAGGTACACACCTTTCAACATCTCAATGTCCTCACTCTCTAGCTCAGCCATCCACTTGGGAGGTGAGTTAGTGATGGGCTGAAACATAAGACACAGCAAAAGACTCAGCAGACAATTCACCAAACATTTACACAGCAGTCTTATAgagtattagtgtgtgtgtcgagCCTATTGAATTATCTGGTTTGTAAATCAACGCGAGTCATGGCGACTGTAACTCACATTTTTACAAGATGCAGCAAATTCAGCAACTCCGGGCACTGGGTGCGAAATGATGGGATCattaaacacaacatttaaaacaGAACTCCGTAATAAGTGATGACACAAGAGGGTAAACTTACGCTGCTCTGGCCACAGGTCTGGTGACGCTCTGTCCAACTTCTCAAAACTCAGCAAAGACGACTCAAAGTCGTCACCTAAAAACACATTGAGGGCAGAGCAGTGGTGGAGCAATTAAGACTGTTCAGCAAGAAGGTTTTTGGTTCTGTTGGACTGGAGACTTAAAGTTGACCGTTAGTGAATATCAGTTTAGATGTTTGTCCCAGTCTGTTTGCCCTGCTGCAATACACTGATGACCTGTCTAGGGTGAATTCTCGCATTAGCCAAATAAAGATGTCACAAGTTAAACAAATATACTTaaacaagaaaatatatttgttaaGCATTAGTTATTGCTATCGCaaattgtgtttaaaaagtgtttaaCCTTTAGCTGGCCAAAGGTTATAGTTCATGTTATATatgcaggtttaaaaaaagctgTATGATATTTCATGTTTACAGTTGATTAACGGACCAATTCGGATGTATCAGCAGCTTTTTAGGAATAAAATTTTTCCATGAAACATTTGCTGTTTCTAGGCTCTCAGATGTGACGATTTGATGCTTTTTCTTGTTATGTGTTATGGTAAACTGAATATCATAGGTTTTGGACTGCTGGTTGCAAAAAAAGATCTGAAGGATTCACTGCACTGGGATCTGCAGattttgttgtcatttttaGTAGTAAAATAAACATCTGAAAGTAGGGCTGGCAAATAACATGACACCAATAAACCACCACAATTTTTATCAACAGCCATAAAAGCTGAATGTATGTCTATATATTATGTAGTAATAGATCTACATCAGATTTGTTTTAAACCACAAACTTCACtcagaagcaaaaaaaaactgtctttagactcaaaataaataacaatatcaCATATAAGTATACGAAAATCTATATCTTTGGCCAAAAAGTCCAGAAGTATTAGAAAGCTTCACTTCGCTCTGGATTTTTCTTCAACAACAATCAATTTAACAATGGGCAGATTATTCAATGATAATCAGAGGTTGGTTGCTTCCCTAAAACATACAGACCTGAACATTACACACATCAGAAGAGGCCCTTAGAGCACAACATTCATATTAAACTATATTTTGTGTTCAGCACATATTTGAGTGTGCCAGTTCACTTCACTGTTAAACCAGCGTACAAGCTGCTGTGAATACAATGTTACGTCCGAGGAGCGACGTgagacataaaacaacaactaCAGTGGTCAGTAAAGTGTGTCGTTGCTGTGACTTGACTGTGAAtctgtcacagacacacacagacacacaaaagaggTGATGGAGCCTCAAacagaagctctgtgtgtttactgtgaaTCTAGCCTCACTGTTGTGCTTCCTGTGAGCTAGCGACTAAAACACCAGCAGACGATAATAAACAAGCTAAACACGTTTCCCCTGTCGCGTCCCCGTGTACATGTGAAGCAGCGGGGGCGAAGTTCGCAGTTTAACGCTGAATAACGGCGAAATTACGGTTTAAACACAGCGCAGCGGCGAAGAGAATTAGAATTTACCTCCATTTGGAGACGCCATCTTCAGAATGCGCACGTGACGGACGACAGCCAATAACGCCGGCCGCACTCGGACTCGACGTGTTCCCGGTGTAATTTACAAGTACGCCACCGGGGGCCTGACGTCAGTAGAGCTCGAAATATTACGTTAGTGAATCAGTCACAGTCCACGTTATTTACGTTACTTACGTACGTTGTGTATATCCCCCCACACAATTATGTTCTCAGTTAAGCTGCACTGGTTCAATAATGGttagaatattaaatattgacgctaatataaacaataaaaatactaataatgaaatgaatgtCAACATTGACAACATCTGCAATATAATAACAATGTACAGAAAGTAAAGTTTATTTAGTTTATCATCTaattatttaaattactttataaaatatattactttattattagtatttacaAACTCACGGTGTGCTTTAGATAAATACAAGAACACAGTAAAAGtgagtttactgttttgcattttgcatatcaccttttacttcactttttacatcttttatcttttatatatttttattcagaaatgtttatgtcaaaataaatgttactttgtatagatattggaaaaaagtgagtaaataagaagtaaacagtgagtaaatatatactggttttctattttttattgcttttcctatgtatgttgtatttattgcgtttttaagTTATTGCgtatttatgtttctatgttaattgtaagcaccaattaccatagcaaattccttgtaggtgtaaacctacttggcaataaaatacttctgattctgattctgatcaatAAATGTGTACAAAATTGGGACAGTGAAACAATACAAATTCATAGTTTCAGCATAAAGCTGTTACTTAAAATGATGTAGTATGAATAGTCTGTATCGGGCCTGCCTCTGGAGAGGGTCACTTGTGGTTTAAATGCGATACACTTGAAGGTGCTGAGGTACACAACTGATGAAATTTCCCTAATATGCTGTACGCTGCTGGTCGCCAACATCTGCTGCTGGTTAAAAAACTTATCATCAAACTAATGCTGAAGACTTTTTAATCATACAAGGGGATAATCACCATCTTGTCCCtatgttctaaaaaaaaaattagtgGATGCCTTGGTGAAATCTTGTTGATATCAACATCAAAAAGCAAAGACTACAAGAATACCATAGTTTATTGATCACATTGAAATGTACACAGCACTGAGCAGTAATCTTGTAGTGTCATATAAACAGAAGCTGGTACTGGACAAGTACAAAAGAAACAGTCACTAAAATCAACACAACCCCAAAAATAGTGTCTGACAGACAATAACTAtgtaataaagtgttttttgaaACTGAGCAGCATTTATAAATCAGATTTTCATCAAGTCAAGGCAGCTCGGTGATGATCCTCCACAACATTCTGGCTCTCTTTATTGCACTGATTCAAGTCCGTCTTCTCCACCTTTCTTTAAACTTCAATACTTGAATATGTTGACACGCATAAAAACTTAAAACAGGTATAGAAGTGTGTCAAGTCAGTACTGTATGTAAATTAAACaccatataaaaaaaacatgtctgtgaaagacaTGAATAAGACCTTCATAGTCAAAACAGTTGTTACACATCCCATcatttgtgtgttattgtgcgGAGCTGCCTAGAACTCCCAGGAGTCCATCCACTTGAGGCCAGCCATGGCGCTGCCCGGCTCCTGTGCCAGAGGACCCGTCATGCCATAGGAGAGCGGATGGAACAGGTAGAAACTACAAGAGAGGGAATGTGATACTGTAATTTAAGATCAACATGTTGAGGTCCATGCTTTGTTAAATGagttatataaattaaatataatataatgagaCTTCCTGTGATCTTGAATAAAATGGGGGATTTCTCTTCATTTTACTATTCTTCGAAACATTTTGAAtaatttaattacaaaagtcaacaaaatatatcatATTGGTCAAGTCGTTTTAAGATTTTTCTATGAAGAGTTTTATATAATTATACCTATAATTACTGAGTTTTATATGGTACAGGTAGATTCTTCTTTCACTTAAAATAGAGCCAGGATACCTGTTTCcttttacttcctgtttctctgctAAACTAAGCTAGCCACCTGCAAGCTTTACTTTGAGAATGCATGGGTATCAGGCTTTACATCCAACTGCCACCAAATCCTCGTATTTCCAAGCAGATCGAATCAACTGCATCAATGGTTACATTTTGCATTTCGGAACTAAAAAGGGGAAATGGGTATAAAAAGCAGCTGTATCATCCCAACAACACATAAGGATGATAACACGTTTATGACATCATAAGAATGGACTAGAATTAATCCGTCCTTCACAGTAATTACTCTACTTATTGCCTCACCTGTAGAGAACAGTAAACAGAAACACCATCTGGCCGCCTCTCTTTAGCCAATGAGAATAAGGTGGGCGGAGCAGCAGGTCAGTGTTTTGTAACAGGACGTCAAGTGTAACTcctgagagaaacaaacagaatgaTTAAACCAAAACGATATAATCACCATGACAACGTCTTTGTATGAATACAAGTTAGAAATAAAGAATTGAAGGAAGACAATAGGAAAGCAGCTTGAAAATCACACAACATTATGGCAGAAATATTAGAGTAAACATTTTTAGTGATGAGAGAAAGGTACAATTAAATACCATGAGATAAAATGGAGGCTTtgactaaataaaaataatttgttcaCATTTCAGTTCATCTGCATCATAAAAACGAGCCGTGAGAAGTTACTGTTAGCTGGATGAATGTACAACTGTTACATCTTAAAAACCTGAAAGTCCTCAGTAAGTTTTTTCTGTGATTATAAAATTAAATTCATAAACAAGGGTTTCATGATATCCTGAGACAGTTTAATTCACACTGAATCTAAAAATAATTGTATCAGATCTGTGTGTCTGAAAACAATTTGCATAGAAAATGCATAGAAAATTATCAGCTCTACGTGTCTTGATTAATCTCATGCAGCTTTTTGCTTCTAATCTCTTCCCCTGCAGTGATACTTCAAATCTTGCTCCCAGTAGGAAAACATCCGCTGTGTATGATGGAGAGGAATTTGGGCCAAAATGCAGTTGTGGGATTAGATACCTGTTAGCATGCTGCTGAAGAGCATGGCAGGGAAATAGTGGTGATAGAAGAGGATGCGGTCCATAGTGAAGAAAGGTGCATAGTGAATAATCCAACCGAGGAGAAGcaggcctcctcctctcttcagaaCATGAGAGTGctctgaaacacagagaggagaacagatCATTTACTTCCTGTTGAAATTAATTGTTTCAATGAATTGTCTGCTGCTGCAATCCTGCTCTGTCAATAATTATACCCATTCTTCTTTGGTCCAGTGTGAAACCTCTTTGGAGGGCTACAGACGCCACCACCACCAAGACCAGATACATGCCCAAACAGGCCAGGTTCATCCACCAGATCACCTGAAAATAGGATTTAACCATGAGGATTTGAATGTGCATTGATCAGACAGGGGCAAcaacatgaaggagaagagacaaGCTTCAAGACTCACAGGGTTCCCCAGTAGGTAAACGCGATACTGGGTGGCAATCACCCCTGAAAACCTGATTCCCTTCACAGAAATAAACCAAGAACATCTGTGGTTAGAACAGTGAAGTACTTCATTTGAATTTAGTCAAATATAAACCTTATTCCCTTCACCTGGTAGTTGATGGGCCAATGCCAGGGTTGAGAGGTCATCTCATTGTCTTTGGGTTTCAAGCCACTGTTGCCCTGAAAACAAGGtatttatttcataatttaGTTTTTCGCTTTTTCATCCATAGTTTTTGACAAAACACGTTCATTAAGCACAGATTGATTTTCTAAAGGTTTCTTACTCTGATCATAAGAACATGAGACTCCAGAAACATCTCTAGGAAATTGGGCTTTAGCACAGACAGACTGATGTTGGGCACTGCAGTCAAAACATAAAG contains these protein-coding regions:
- the lin52 gene encoding protein lin-52 homolog encodes the protein MASPNGGDDFESSLLSFEKLDRASPDLWPEQLPGVAEFAASCKNPITNSPPKWMAELESEDIEMLKELGSLTTANLMEKVKGLQNLAYQLGLEESREMTRGKFLNILERPKK